One window of the Oncorhynchus clarkii lewisi isolate Uvic-CL-2024 chromosome 19, UVic_Ocla_1.0, whole genome shotgun sequence genome contains the following:
- the LOC139374511 gene encoding gap junction alpha-10 protein-like, with product MGDWNLLGSILEEVHVHSTIVGKIWLTILLIFRMLVLGVAAEDVWNDEQSEFICNTDQPGCKTVCYDQAFPISLIRFWVLQVIFVSSPSLVYMGHALYRLRALEKERHRRKVQLKAELGEMEALVEEHKRIEKELKRLEEQRKVKKAPLRGSLLRTYVIHILTRSVVEVGFIMGQYILYGVGLEPLYKCERMPCPNSVDCYVSRPTEKTVFMVFMIVIAGVSLFLNLMEISHLGIRKIKQTLKGDKYPADNDNLIYKLKKNATIQHLCVMRNLSPHNGPLTQTIFKVIPEKDLDPMDPPPHYIPNHEVPRYNSMAPGHYLANCTGLQPHQQYQQQQQLQQCEPSQGMIQTLHLQGATEKQTTVMVDQLPRTNRGAVLNGDSGPRNLQGQSIHEDPNLHPQDHYQPSHMEVVSMATHRPSIMTTHRPSLALRDTDLEEERRDSMGSDFIFPNPGRKQSFKSRMPSESMSTISDYSSNSPRSSDSELGDMVDMPMMPPPGRRMSMASRAKRQAVSDLVGEDFTTKGKMIVHIKRNV from the exons ATGGGGGACTGGAACCTGCTGGGCAGCATCTTGGAGGAAGTACATGTCCACTCCACCATCGTAGGAAAGATCTGGCTCACCATCCTTCTCATCTTCCGCATGCTGGTGCTGGGAGTGGCGGCCGAGGACGTGTGGAACGATGAGCAGAGCGAGTTCATCTGCAACACGGACCAGCCGGGCTGCAAGACCGTCTGTTACGACCAGGCCTTCCCCATCTCCCTCATCCGCTTTTGGGTCCTGCAGGTCATCTTCGTGTCCTCACCCTCCCTTGTCTACATGGGCCACGCGCTCTACCGCCTGCGCGCCCTGGAGAAGGAGAGGCACCGGCGGAAGGTCCAGCTGAAGGCAGAACTGGGGGAGATGGAGGCGCTGGTGGAGGAGCACAAGCGCATTGAGAAGGAGTTGAAGAGGCTGGAGGAGCAGAGGAAGGTGAAGAAGGCTCCACTGAGAGGGTCCCTGCTGCGGACGTACGTCATCCATATCCTAACACGCTCCGTGGTGGAGGTGGGCTTCATCATGGGCCAGTATATCCTGTATGGCGTCGGACTGGAGCCTTTGTATAAATGTGAGAGAATGCCTTGCCCCAACAGTGTGGACTGTTACGTGTCCAGGCCCACGGAGAAAACAGTGTTCATGGTGTTCATGATCGTCATCGCCGGGGTGTCTCTCTTCCTGAACCTAATGGAGATTTCCCACCTGGGCATCAGGAAAATCAAACAGACTCTGAAGGGAGACAAGTACCCAGCAGACAATGACAACTTGATTTACAAGCTGAAGAAAAACGCGACGATACAGCATCTGTGTGTGATGAGGAACCTGTCTCCTCACAACGGGCCGCTGACTCAGACCATCTTCAAAGTCATTCCTGAGAAGGACCTGGACCCAATGGACCCACCTCCCCACTACATACCTAACCATGAGGTGCCCAGGTACAACAGCATGGCTCCAGGCCATTATCTTGCCAACTGCACTGGCCTCCAGCCCCATCAGCAataccagcagcagcagcagcttcaACAATGTGAGCCCAGCCAGGGGATGATCCAGACCCTGCACCTCCAGGGAGCTACAGAGAAACAAACCACCGTCATGGTGGACCAGCTCCCTCGAACCAATAGAGGAGCTGTCTTGAATGGGGATAGTGGGCCCAGGAACCTGCAGGGCCAGTCGATCCATGAGGACCCCAACTTACACCCCCAAGACCACTACCAGCCCAGCCACATGGAAGTAGTGTCTATGGCAACGCACAGACCCAGCATCATGACGACACACAGACCCAGCTTGGCTCTGAGGGACACagacctggaggaggagaggagggactccATGGGCAGCGACTTCATCTTCCCCAACCCAGGAAGGAAGCAAAGCTTCAAATCTCGTATGCCCTCTGAGAGCATGTCTACCATCAGTGATTACAGTAGCAACTCTCCACGGAGCTCAGATTCCGAGCTGGGCGACATGGTGGACATGCCAATGATGCCACCCCCTGGAAGGAGAATGTCAATGGCAAGTAGAGCCAAGAGACAGGCAGTATCTGACCTGGTGGGGGAAGATTTCACCACT AAAGGGAAAATGATTGTACACATCAAGAGGAACGTGTGA